The proteins below come from a single Chitinophaga pinensis DSM 2588 genomic window:
- a CDS encoding N-acetylmuramoyl-L-alanine amidase, with the protein MRRIDFIVIHCTATSQDTRPEAIRNYWKEYLKWKSPGYHYLIEASGNVIQLATEDRVCNGVAGYNANSIHVSYIGGVDADNRPLDNRTIAQQDAMRTLVTLLKQQYPQARIQGHRDFPFVKKACPSFDAREAFSDL; encoded by the coding sequence ATGCGTAGAATAGACTTTATTGTTATCCATTGTACTGCGACCTCTCAGGATACTCGTCCTGAAGCAATCCGGAATTACTGGAAAGAATATCTCAAATGGAAAAGTCCCGGTTATCACTACCTGATTGAAGCATCAGGTAATGTAATACAACTGGCAACAGAAGATCGTGTCTGCAACGGCGTAGCAGGATATAATGCAAATAGCATCCACGTCAGTTATATCGGCGGAGTAGATGCTGATAACAGGCCATTAGATAACAGAACGATCGCACAACAAGACGCAATGAGAACATTGGTCACGCTATTAAAGCAACAATATCCGCAAGCGCGGATCCAGGGCCACCGGGACTTTCCATTTGTTAAAAAAGCTTGCCCATCTTTTGATGCACGTGAAGCATTCAGTGATTTATAA
- a CDS encoding tape measure protein, with translation MAETTSDEYYQISRAADLALSKVSIFQRTVMSNNNTLSSSLSELRENITQIEITSARASSSASAQIGKKAKDEKKDDKDKGEEFEVDGIIKGGTAMLKMAMDLQQTQVAFQQFTGSATTAKALIGSLQEMGVATPFSSSDLMKNAEALLASGTAAANVVPTLSLLGDASRGNKEKLDSLTAAFSQVQTDGKLTSDTMAELVKAGFNPLEEISRTSGISMTKLQRDLDAGKISTDQLTNSLISATGPGGQFFGAMQAQSETAAGRWQAFTERLENAGTTLGTALLPVATDFVNNALMPMAAFLETTANWIAEHSSLVGFLAVVIGGALLGYKLWAIAQGAVNLVMSLNPVGLVVAGIVALIAGVIYAWNTFSGFRGAVVGVWEWLKAFGSLIKDYVIDRIKGMISGISGLGQAIMYMFKGEWSKAWETGKNAVKDLVGVDATKNAAANAGKLGAAFSKGFDDGVKMKPISMKSLMPDTAPTTRMKPTGNYGSLGKTSEQTGGLGNTKEKVDGITSGGARNIIINLQKLFDNINISSTTVQEGVNDMEQIVTEALLRVLNSANVLPV, from the coding sequence ATGGCAGAAACAACAAGTGATGAGTATTATCAGATAAGCAGGGCCGCCGACCTTGCTTTGAGCAAAGTATCCATCTTCCAGAGAACCGTGATGTCAAACAATAATACCCTGAGTTCGTCTTTAAGCGAACTCAGGGAAAACATCACGCAGATCGAAATAACCAGCGCCAGAGCCTCTTCATCCGCATCTGCTCAGATTGGAAAAAAGGCCAAAGACGAAAAGAAAGATGATAAAGACAAAGGCGAAGAATTCGAGGTAGATGGTATCATCAAAGGTGGAACAGCCATGCTCAAAATGGCAATGGACCTGCAACAGACACAGGTGGCCTTTCAACAATTCACCGGCAGTGCAACCACTGCAAAAGCACTGATAGGTAGTCTGCAGGAAATGGGAGTGGCTACTCCCTTCAGCAGCAGTGACCTGATGAAAAACGCTGAAGCATTGCTGGCATCAGGCACAGCGGCAGCCAACGTCGTTCCTACACTTAGCCTCTTAGGTGATGCAAGCCGCGGTAACAAGGAAAAGCTCGACTCGCTGACTGCCGCCTTTAGTCAGGTGCAGACAGACGGTAAGCTGACTTCTGACACGATGGCTGAGCTTGTGAAAGCAGGATTCAATCCATTGGAAGAAATATCCAGAACCTCAGGCATATCAATGACCAAGTTACAAAGAGACCTGGATGCCGGAAAGATCTCAACCGATCAGCTGACAAACTCTCTCATCTCAGCAACAGGCCCTGGCGGGCAATTCTTTGGCGCCATGCAGGCACAAAGTGAAACGGCAGCCGGAAGATGGCAGGCCTTTACTGAACGCCTCGAAAACGCAGGAACGACACTGGGCACCGCGCTACTACCAGTTGCGACCGACTTTGTCAACAACGCGCTCATGCCAATGGCCGCGTTCCTTGAAACAACCGCCAACTGGATAGCAGAACATTCATCACTGGTAGGATTCCTCGCCGTAGTGATCGGCGGCGCCCTGCTCGGTTATAAACTGTGGGCAATCGCACAAGGTGCTGTTAACCTCGTGATGAGCCTCAATCCCGTCGGACTGGTTGTCGCAGGAATTGTCGCACTCATAGCTGGTGTTATCTATGCCTGGAACACCTTCTCAGGATTCAGGGGAGCAGTCGTTGGCGTATGGGAATGGTTGAAAGCTTTCGGATCACTGATCAAAGATTATGTCATAGACAGGATTAAAGGCATGATCAGTGGTATCTCCGGACTCGGACAGGCCATCATGTATATGTTCAAAGGTGAATGGAGCAAGGCATGGGAAACGGGCAAGAACGCCGTAAAAGACCTTGTAGGCGTTGACGCAACAAAGAATGCTGCTGCAAATGCGGGAAAACTCGGCGCTGCTTTCTCCAAAGGATTTGACGACGGCGTAAAAATGAAGCCGATATCCATGAAGAGCCTAATGCCTGATACCGCTCCGACTACTAGGATGAAACCTACGGGAAACTATGGTTCACTCGGCAAAACATCTGAACAAACAGGCGGCTTAGGCAATACCAAAGAAAAAGTCGATGGTATCACAAGTGGCGGAGCCCGTAATATCATTATCAATCTGCAAAAGCTTTTTGATAATATAAACATCAGCTCAACAACTGTACAGGAAGGCGTCAATGATATGGAGCAAATAGTAACAGAAGCTTTGCTCCGCGTTTTAAATAGTGCTAACGTATTACCAGTTTAA
- a CDS encoding DUF2586 family protein, translating to MALPKVAITLGNGNLGASAATDDGVAGLVLTGVATAGLPLGTPKVIFSLSEAQDLGILATGSNASAHRHIREFYDIAGEGAELYIMTVADTVTLTQMADLTNATGAAKLLDAAQGRIRLLGLTRTPAASYIPGLTDGLDKDSLDAISKAQQLALAYGVQYKPVRVLIEGRKLDTTNLATLKDLRTYTANHAGVVIGSTTNDGSASVGLVLGRAASIPVQRNLGRVKDGALPILSAYVNTAKAEDLTSGDLLHDKGYIFLRTFVGRSGYYLNDDPMCAPVTDDYSQLALGRVIDKATIVAYQTYVEELNDEITIDESGKISVPVIKYLQNKIESAVNLAMEDEISSFSAYIDASQNVLSTGKLTVKAAIVPMGYTKTIEVLLGFTNPALQ from the coding sequence ATGGCATTACCAAAAGTAGCAATTACATTAGGAAACGGCAATCTGGGAGCAAGCGCTGCAACCGATGATGGTGTAGCAGGACTGGTACTGACCGGCGTAGCAACCGCTGGTCTTCCGCTGGGTACACCCAAGGTGATCTTCAGTCTGAGTGAAGCACAGGATCTCGGTATTCTAGCAACAGGCAGCAACGCCAGCGCACACCGCCACATCAGGGAATTCTATGATATCGCAGGAGAAGGCGCTGAACTGTATATCATGACTGTAGCAGATACAGTTACGCTTACACAAATGGCTGACCTGACAAACGCAACAGGCGCTGCAAAACTGCTGGACGCAGCACAGGGGCGTATCAGATTATTAGGTCTTACCCGCACACCTGCAGCTTCCTATATCCCAGGATTAACAGACGGTCTGGACAAAGACAGTCTGGATGCTATCTCCAAAGCACAGCAACTGGCACTGGCCTATGGCGTACAGTACAAACCCGTACGTGTACTGATCGAAGGACGTAAACTGGATACAACCAATCTCGCTACACTGAAAGATCTACGTACCTACACTGCTAACCATGCAGGTGTTGTTATCGGCAGCACCACTAACGATGGTAGCGCTTCTGTAGGATTAGTACTCGGACGTGCAGCATCTATCCCTGTACAGCGCAACCTCGGCCGCGTTAAAGATGGCGCATTGCCAATCCTGTCCGCTTACGTAAACACTGCAAAAGCAGAAGACCTGACATCCGGCGATCTGCTGCACGACAAAGGTTACATCTTCCTGCGCACGTTTGTTGGCCGCTCTGGTTATTACCTGAATGATGATCCGATGTGTGCTCCTGTTACAGACGACTACAGCCAGCTGGCATTAGGCAGGGTAATAGACAAAGCCACTATCGTCGCTTATCAGACTTACGTAGAAGAACTGAACGATGAGATCACTATCGACGAAAGCGGTAAGATCAGCGTACCTGTTATCAAGTACCTGCAAAACAAAATCGAGTCAGCGGTAAACCTGGCAATGGAAGACGAGATCAGTTCTTTCAGCGCATACATTGACGCCAGTCAGAACGTTCTCAGCACCGGTAAGCTCACCGTTAAGGCAGCTATTGTACCAATGGGATATACTAAGACAATCGAAGTATTACTCGGCTTCACCAATCCTGCTCTCCAGTAA